The proteins below are encoded in one region of Corvus hawaiiensis isolate bCorHaw1 chromosome 3, bCorHaw1.pri.cur, whole genome shotgun sequence:
- the OPN3 gene encoding opsin-3, with translation MPAGNGTGTSSRLEPAAPEQEVPGERPLFSAGTYELLALLVATIGMLGLCNNLLVLVLYYKFKRLRTPTNLFLVNISLSDLLVSVFGVSLTFMSCLRSRWVWDAAGCVWDGFSSSLFGIVSIMTLTALAYERYIRVVHAKVIDFSWSWRAITYIWLYSLAWTGAPLLGWNRYTLEIHGLGCSVDWKSKDPYDTSFVLLFFLGCLVAPVGIMAYCYGHILHAVRMLRCVEDFQTVQVIKLLKYEKKVAKMCFLMISTFLICWMPYAVVSLLITYGYSNLVTPTVAIIPSFFAKSSTAYNPVIYIFMSRKFRHCLLQLLCFRLMRFQRTMKETPATGSDKPIRPIVMSQKAGDRPKKKVTFSSSSVIFIITSDDTEQIDDSSKHNETKVNVIQVKPLQG, from the exons ATGCCCGCGGGGAACGGCACGGGCACCTCCAGCCGCCTGGAGCCCGCGGCGCCCGAGCAGGAGGTGCCGGGCGAGCGGCCCCTCTTCAGCGCCGGCACCTACGAGCTGCTGGCGCTGCTGGTCGCCACCATCGGCATGCTGGGCTTGTGCAACAACTTGCTAGTGCTGGTGCTCTACTATAAGTTCAAGCGGCTCCGCACGCCCACCAACCTCTTCCTCGTCAACATCAGTCTCAGCGACCTGCTGGTGTCGGTCTTCGGCGTGAGCCTTACCTTCATGTCCTGCCTGAGGAGCCGCTGGGTGTGGGATGCGGCCGGCTGCGTCTGGGACGgcttcagcagcagcctcttCG GAATTGTTTCAATTATGACTCTCACTGCTCTTGCCTATGAACGCTACATTCGAGTGGTCCATGCGAAGGTGATTGACTTCTCTTGGTCTTGGCGGGCTATCACATACATCTGGCTGTACTCACTAGCCTGGACTGGAGCGCCTCTTTTGGGCTGGAACAGATACACACTGGAAATTCATGGATTAGGTTGTTCGGTGGACTGGAAGTCAAAAGACCCTTATGATACCTCCTTtgtgctcctttttttccttggctgtCTAGTAGCACCTGTTGGGATCATGGCCTATTGCTATGGTCATATTCTGCATGCAGTAAGAATG cttCGCTGTGTAGAAGATTTCCAGACGGTTCAAGTCATCAAGCTTCTAAAATATGAGAAGAAGGTGGCTAAAATGTGTTTCTTGATGATCTCCACGTTCCTTATTTGTTGGATGCCCTATGCAGTGGTCTCCCTCTTGATAACGTATGGCTATAGCAACCTTGTAACTCCAACAGTAGCTATCATCCCATCTTTCTTTGCCAAGTCAAGCACTGCTTATAATCCAGTTATCTATATCTTCATGAGTAGAAAG TTTCGACACTGCCTTTTGCAACTCCTGTGCTTTCGCCTGATGAGATTCCAGAGGACAATGAAAGAGACACCAGCAACAGGGAGTGACAAACCAATACGACCAATAGTTATGTCTCAGAAAGCAGGGGACAGGCCAAAGAAGAAAGTGACTTTCAGCTCTTCCTCTGTCATTTTTATTATCACCAGTGATGACACTGAGCAAATAGATGACAGCAGTAAACACAATGAGACAAAAGTAAATGTCATCCAAGTAAAGCCACTGCAGGGATGA